In a genomic window of Deltaproteobacteria bacterium:
- a CDS encoding PaaI family thioesterase — protein MDSVAFLQETTKGLFPEVLGIQFLEAAPERVKASLIVRPELCTTNRIVHGGAIMAFADTLGAYVTALNLDLSKGVGTATLESKTNFLAAAPEGSTVFGECTAVHRGKRTMVWQTRVTREDGTVVAVVTQTQMVLEPRLSPQETMAKLFEGKSLAEQQALMAALERGGAALYRSWAAHETQPDPQAALLAAATREEDNAVLLEKQNS, from the coding sequence ATGGATTCTGTCGCATTCTTACAAGAAACCACCAAGGGATTGTTCCCGGAAGTGCTCGGTATCCAGTTTCTCGAAGCCGCCCCGGAACGCGTGAAGGCCAGCCTGATTGTGCGCCCGGAGCTGTGCACGACGAATCGCATCGTACATGGCGGCGCGATTATGGCTTTTGCCGACACGTTGGGCGCGTACGTCACGGCACTCAACCTCGACCTCAGCAAAGGAGTAGGGACAGCGACGCTAGAGTCGAAAACCAACTTTCTCGCGGCAGCGCCAGAGGGTTCGACCGTCTTCGGCGAATGCACCGCTGTCCATCGCGGCAAGCGCACCATGGTGTGGCAAACGCGCGTCACCCGAGAAGATGGCACTGTGGTCGCGGTCGTCACGCAAACCCAGATGGTTCTCGAACCCCGCTTGTCCCCACAAGAAACGATGGCGAAGCTCTTCGAGGGAAAATCGCTGGCCGAGCAACAGGCGTTAATGGCGGCACTCGAACGCGGCGGGGCAGCGTTGTACCGCAGTTGGGCGGCGCATGAGACGCAGCCAGACCCCCAGGCGGCGTTGCTTGCTGCCGCAACACGAGAAGAGGACAATGCCGTACTGCTAGAAAAACAGAACTCGTAG
- a CDS encoding nuclear transport factor 2 family protein has protein sequence MGIVDRYVAYATTFEEAYASDDWSKLEPFFTEDAVYAFVAPAPFGGEYKGRAAVFAQFKNSVNALDRRFNSRTVEVLAGPSEKDGGVWIRWAAIYKLAGAPDCRMEGEERATFTGTRIARLEDSMTEAEAARVGAYFAQHGAKLKPTE, from the coding sequence ATGGGTATCGTCGATCGGTATGTGGCCTATGCCACAACATTTGAAGAAGCCTACGCCAGTGATGACTGGTCGAAGCTCGAACCGTTTTTCACTGAGGATGCGGTGTACGCGTTTGTCGCCCCGGCTCCGTTTGGCGGAGAGTATAAAGGACGCGCGGCGGTGTTCGCGCAATTCAAGAATTCCGTGAATGCCCTCGACCGCCGTTTCAACTCGCGCACGGTCGAAGTCCTGGCAGGTCCCAGCGAAAAAGATGGGGGCGTATGGATACGGTGGGCGGCGATCTACAAGCTTGCTGGCGCACCGGACTGCCGCATGGAAGGTGAAGAACGCGCCACGTTTACTGGCACCCGCATCGCACGGTTGGAAGACTCGATGACTGAGGCAGAAGCCGCTCGCGTGGGAGCCTATTTTGCGCAGCACGGGGCGAAGCTGAAACCTACAGAATAA
- a CDS encoding nuclear transport factor 2 family protein → MNLIGRGGMWVGVLLAALCVPSVGRSTEVDELKATAEQLIAALNKGDLDTWSTLVHNQAVGFYAFSPFPVEGKAALRQNFQGLLSTTESLTITPLNFQYRVVGDTGYTWGHVVIAFKPKDGPLRITWVRELMTYAKVGGKWQMVTVHVSAIPANGL, encoded by the coding sequence ATGAATTTGATTGGCAGAGGGGGGATGTGGGTGGGTGTACTTCTCGCGGCACTCTGCGTTCCGTCGGTCGGGCGGAGCACCGAGGTTGACGAGTTGAAAGCCACGGCTGAGCAACTGATAGCCGCACTGAACAAGGGTGATCTCGACACCTGGTCGACCCTCGTGCATAACCAGGCCGTCGGCTTCTATGCTTTCTCCCCCTTCCCTGTGGAAGGGAAAGCCGCCCTACGACAAAACTTTCAGGGGCTGCTGAGTACGACGGAAAGCTTGACGATCACGCCGCTCAATTTCCAATACCGCGTCGTCGGTGACACGGGATATACCTGGGGGCATGTTGTAATTGCGTTTAAGCCTAAAGATGGCCCGCTGCGCATCACATGGGTACGCGAACTCATGACATATGCCAAGGTCGGGGGAAAGTGGCAGATGGTCACGGTCCATGTCTCGGCCATTCCAGCCAACGGCTTATAG
- a CDS encoding carboxymuconolactone decarboxylase family protein has translation MLRYAEGMTHTPPDVSDAAFEELRALFSPEQIVELTAAIALENFRARFNCALKIESDNLCLLPPDHPVRKLRE, from the coding sequence GTGTTGCGCTACGCCGAGGGGATGACGCATACGCCACCCGATGTTTCCGACGCTGCGTTTGAAGAGCTACGGGCCTTGTTCAGCCCGGAACAAATCGTCGAATTGACGGCGGCGATCGCGTTAGAGAATTTTCGCGCGCGATTCAACTGTGCGCTGAAGATCGAGAGCGACAATCTCTGCCTGCTGCCGCCGGACCACCCGGTACGCAAACTGCGCGAGTAA
- a CDS encoding nuclear transport factor 2 family protein — protein MPKRSTAEAIERFNNVFQRHDPAELADLVAEDCVIENTTPAPDGARHVGRVACVTLWQSIATTPNAHFDLEDVFVADERAIIRWRFWWGDGAQNSVRGVNLMRVKDGLIVEGLGYVKG, from the coding sequence ATGCCCAAAAGAAGTACCGCCGAAGCGATAGAGAGGTTCAACAACGTGTTTCAGCGTCATGATCCCGCAGAATTGGCCGATCTCGTTGCCGAGGACTGCGTTATCGAGAACACGACGCCGGCACCCGACGGCGCGCGTCATGTAGGGCGCGTAGCGTGTGTGACGCTGTGGCAGTCGATCGCAACTACGCCGAACGCCCACTTCGATCTCGAAGACGTTTTCGTAGCCGATGAGCGGGCGATCATTCGCTGGCGTTTCTGGTGGGGAGACGGCGCGCAAAATTCCGTGCGCGGCGTGAACCTCATGAGGGTGAAAGACGGTCTGATCGTAGAGGGCTTGGGCTACGTAAAGGGTTAA
- a CDS encoding glutathione S-transferase C-terminal domain-containing protein: MDLYFSPLACSLATRIAFYEAGIEGKFISVDTKSKRLADGSDFLAVNAMGQVPVLRTDTGELLTENPVVLQYVADQNPQSGLAPQIGMARYRLQQWLNFITSELHKVVFIPLLDPSRPQEAKIHAREKAERAFSYLNNHLDGKDYLLDGFTVADAYLITVLNWAKFTGVHLARWPALKAYTNRLYERPSVAKALTEELALFEEQQARRAAKA, encoded by the coding sequence ATGGATCTCTATTTTTCCCCTCTGGCCTGCTCTCTGGCTACGCGCATCGCATTCTACGAAGCGGGTATCGAAGGCAAGTTCATCAGCGTCGATACGAAATCCAAGCGGCTTGCCGATGGATCGGACTTCTTGGCAGTAAACGCCATGGGTCAGGTGCCGGTGCTGCGCACCGATACAGGTGAGCTCCTCACCGAAAATCCGGTGGTGCTGCAATATGTCGCCGACCAGAACCCTCAGTCGGGCTTGGCCCCGCAAATCGGTATGGCGCGCTATCGCCTGCAGCAGTGGCTCAACTTCATCACCTCCGAGCTGCACAAGGTCGTGTTCATCCCGCTGCTTGACCCGAGTAGGCCACAAGAGGCCAAAATCCACGCGCGGGAGAAAGCTGAGCGAGCCTTCTCCTACCTGAACAACCACCTCGACGGCAAGGACTATCTGCTGGATGGTTTCACGGTCGCCGACGCCTATCTCATTACGGTGCTGAATTGGGCCAAATTTACCGGTGTGCACCTGGCACGGTGGCCAGCGCTGAAAGCCTACACAAATCGCCTGTACGAGCGACCAAGTGTCGCCAAAGCTCTCACGGAGGAACTGGCACTGTTTGAAGAGCAGCAAGCCCGCCGCGCAGCTAAAGCTTGA
- a CDS encoding helix-turn-helix transcriptional regulator, protein MDIQKNGTVVEPNGVGPLLRRWREARHLSQLELSLEAEVSARHLSFLETGRAAPSRDMLLTLANVLDVPLRERNVLLLAAGYAPVYGETSLDDPRMTQVRAVVEIMLKSNEPRSALAHDRYWNVVMANAAFVRFLTVILGKEPTGLLPLRVSTPPRVNLLHLLFDPNSLRRVMVNWEASAKALLNEAYRRLAWARDDTLKKLIADILSYPGVPARWREPELEGSQALILPMELNLDGKIARMFSTVTTVATPHDVTLQELHVEVFYPADAETEATLQAYEEHVKLVFGEAQPAQ, encoded by the coding sequence ATGGATATACAGAAAAATGGAACAGTCGTAGAGCCAAATGGGGTTGGGCCGCTGCTTCGTCGATGGCGAGAAGCGCGCCATCTCAGCCAACTTGAACTGTCGCTGGAAGCCGAGGTTTCCGCCCGCCATCTCAGTTTTCTCGAAACTGGCCGCGCGGCGCCAAGTCGGGACATGCTCCTCACCTTAGCGAACGTACTCGACGTGCCGCTACGCGAGCGTAACGTGCTGCTGCTGGCTGCCGGTTATGCACCGGTTTACGGCGAGACCAGTTTGGATGACCCGCGCATGACCCAGGTCCGCGCGGTTGTCGAGATCATGTTGAAGTCAAACGAGCCACGCAGCGCCCTCGCGCACGATCGATACTGGAACGTGGTCATGGCCAACGCCGCCTTTGTACGATTCCTGACGGTCATCTTGGGCAAAGAGCCCACGGGCCTCCTCCCTTTGCGCGTGTCAACACCGCCGCGCGTGAACTTGCTGCATCTGCTCTTCGATCCCAACAGCTTGCGCAGAGTCATGGTGAACTGGGAGGCCAGCGCCAAAGCGTTGTTGAACGAGGCGTATCGCAGGCTGGCATGGGCGCGCGACGATACGCTGAAAAAACTGATTGCGGATATTCTAAGTTATCCTGGTGTTCCGGCCCGCTGGCGCGAACCTGAGCTTGAGGGGTCGCAGGCATTGATCCTCCCGATGGAATTGAACTTGGACGGCAAGATCGCGCGGATGTTCAGCACCGTTACGACCGTGGCGACACCGCACGACGTGACATTACAGGAACTGCACGTCGAAGTTTTCTATCCTGCTGACGCAGAGACCGAGGCAACGCTCCAAGCATATGAGGAGCACGTAAAACTAGTATTTGGCGAAGCTCAACCCGCACAGTGA
- a CDS encoding VOC family protein, which translates to MELLVNIDVGDLEEAIRFYEHAVGLKLYRRLFEGTVAEMLGAASSIYLMLKQPGSSPSAYTSQLRDYQRHWMPVHLDFIVSDLDAAVARALNVGAKIEGPLQTFNWGRQACLSDPFGNGLCLVQWQGRGHDEAA; encoded by the coding sequence ATGGAGCTTTTAGTCAACATCGATGTCGGCGATCTAGAGGAAGCGATTCGGTTCTACGAACACGCTGTAGGTCTGAAGCTGTATCGCCGGCTCTTCGAGGGTACGGTCGCCGAGATGCTCGGCGCTGCATCGTCAATCTATCTTATGCTGAAGCAGCCTGGCTCATCGCCAAGCGCCTACACGTCCCAGCTTCGCGATTACCAACGGCACTGGATGCCCGTGCATCTCGACTTCATCGTGTCGGACCTGGACGCCGCTGTTGCAAGAGCCCTCAACGTAGGAGCCAAGATCGAAGGCCCGCTGCAAACCTTCAACTGGGGCCGCCAAGCCTGCCTGAGCGACCCCTTCGGCAACGGACTGTGTTTGGTCCAATGGCAAGGCCGAGGCCACGATGAGGCTGCGTAG
- a CDS encoding AAA family ATPase: MTCTQCHTENKAGRKFCATCGQGLPSACMQCGFLNDPGDRFCGGCGTPLITLSQADTSSLFVPTHAQSPASYTPPHLAERIRAEHAALAARSLADGERKTITALFADLKGSTALIEGLDPEEARALIDPALQLMMDAVHHYEGYVAQALGDGIFALFGAPIAHEDHPQRAVYAALRMQEEMRRYGDQVRLKHGVPLAMRVGVNTGEVVVRSIRKDDLHTDYLPVGHATNLAARMEQMATPGSILITEDTKKLIAGYFGLKALGAAEIKGRAEPLNVYEVVGAGPLRTRLQMDARRGLTRFIGRQTELEQIERALDQAKAGQGQIVGVMGEAGLGKSRLFHEFKLLCQRGCVVLEAYFVSYGQASPYLPVIELLKAYFQIQPHDDERTHREHVIGKVLGLDRSLEDTLPYLFALLGIEEQQSPLQQMDPQIRQRRMCDALKKLLLRESLNQPLVLIFEDLHWIDSETQGFLDTFSDSMASAKALLLVNYRPEYRHEWGQKTYYTQVRLAPLGRAETEELLTFLLGPDDSLTALKQQILTKTEGTPFFMEEVVQTLVDEQVLRGERGNYRLSQAVTDLHISPTIQGVLAARIDRLAPEEKALLQQLSVIGREFPLDLVRHVIAQPEDELYRLLSALQHKEFLYEQPAFPEVEYLFKHALTHEVAYNSVLIERRKALHEQTAQVIERLFHDRLEEHYSELAHHYSSSGNTEKAVTYLLRDLRAEWFASHEP, encoded by the coding sequence ATGACTTGTACTCAGTGCCACACAGAGAATAAAGCGGGCCGGAAATTCTGTGCAACATGCGGACAGGGGTTGCCAAGCGCGTGCATGCAGTGTGGCTTCCTCAACGACCCTGGCGATCGCTTTTGTGGGGGGTGTGGAACTCCTCTGATTACGCTATCGCAAGCGGACACTAGCTCCCTTTTCGTCCCTACTCATGCCCAATCCCCAGCATCGTATACCCCACCCCATCTCGCTGAGCGCATTCGCGCTGAACACGCCGCGCTTGCTGCTCGCAGTCTGGCCGACGGCGAGCGCAAGACCATCACGGCCTTGTTTGCCGATCTCAAAGGCTCGACGGCACTGATTGAAGGGCTCGATCCCGAAGAGGCGCGGGCACTTATTGATCCCGCCTTGCAGTTGATGATGGACGCCGTGCATCACTACGAGGGCTATGTCGCGCAGGCCTTAGGGGATGGCATCTTTGCCCTGTTTGGTGCGCCAATTGCCCATGAGGATCACCCGCAGCGAGCGGTATACGCTGCGCTACGTATGCAAGAAGAGATGCGTCGCTATGGCGATCAGGTGAGACTCAAGCACGGTGTCCCCCTGGCCATGCGGGTCGGGGTGAATACCGGCGAAGTCGTCGTGCGGTCGATTCGCAAAGACGACCTTCATACCGACTACCTGCCAGTCGGGCACGCCACGAATCTGGCGGCCCGGATGGAGCAGATGGCGACGCCGGGTTCGATCTTGATTACCGAGGACACGAAGAAACTGATCGCGGGGTATTTTGGACTCAAGGCATTGGGCGCCGCCGAGATCAAAGGGCGAGCGGAGCCGCTCAATGTCTACGAAGTCGTGGGGGCAGGACCACTACGGACGCGATTACAAATGGACGCCCGACGCGGCCTGACCCGCTTTATCGGACGGCAGACCGAGCTAGAACAGATCGAGAGAGCATTAGACCAAGCCAAAGCGGGACAGGGACAGATTGTGGGCGTTATGGGGGAAGCGGGGTTAGGGAAATCGCGGTTGTTCCATGAGTTCAAGCTCCTCTGCCAGAGGGGGTGTGTGGTGCTGGAGGCCTACTTTGTTTCGTATGGCCAAGCATCGCCCTATCTACCGGTGATCGAGCTGCTGAAGGCGTACTTTCAGATTCAACCGCACGATGACGAACGCACCCACCGCGAGCACGTGATTGGCAAGGTCTTGGGCCTCGACCGCAGCTTGGAAGATACGTTGCCCTATCTGTTTGCCTTGCTCGGCATTGAAGAGCAACAGTCCCCGTTACAGCAGATGGACCCGCAGATTCGCCAGCGGCGCATGTGCGACGCGCTCAAGAAGCTCTTGCTACGCGAAAGTCTTAACCAGCCGCTCGTCCTTATCTTTGAAGACTTGCACTGGATTGATAGTGAAACACAAGGGTTCTTAGACACTTTCAGTGATAGCATGGCCTCCGCGAAAGCCTTGCTCCTCGTCAATTACCGGCCCGAGTATCGCCATGAGTGGGGGCAGAAGACGTACTACACCCAGGTGCGGCTGGCGCCATTGGGGAGAGCAGAGACGGAAGAGCTTCTCACGTTCCTGCTGGGCCCTGATGACAGTCTCACGGCCTTAAAGCAACAGATTTTAACTAAGACCGAAGGTACGCCGTTCTTTATGGAAGAAGTGGTGCAAACTTTGGTGGACGAACAGGTACTGAGAGGCGAACGGGGAAACTACCGTCTCTCACAGGCGGTGACCGACTTGCACATCTCCCCCACGATCCAAGGGGTGCTCGCCGCGCGTATTGACCGGCTAGCGCCGGAGGAGAAAGCCCTGCTTCAACAGCTCTCGGTCATCGGTCGCGAGTTTCCACTTGACTTGGTGCGCCATGTCATTGCCCAGCCGGAAGACGAGTTGTACCGACTCCTCTCTGCCCTCCAGCACAAAGAGTTTCTCTATGAACAGCCTGCGTTTCCCGAAGTCGAATACCTCTTTAAGCACGCCCTGACCCACGAAGTGGCGTACAACTCGGTGCTCATTGAACGCCGCAAAGCTCTGCACGAGCAAACGGCACAAGTAATTGAGCGGCTATTTCACGATCGGTTAGAGGAGCATTACAGTGAGCTGGCGCATCACTACAGCAGCAGTGGCAATACAGAAAAGGCAGTTACGTATCTCCTCCGGGACTTGCGCGCAGAATGGTTCGCAAGCCACGAGCCGTAG
- a CDS encoding helix-turn-helix transcriptional regulator, with the protein MSPDPLSITFAALADPTRRTILARLAQGEASVGELAAPFDMSLPAISKHLKVLENAGLIARGRDAQWRPCQLTASPLKDAVAWLEHYRPFWEQSFERLEEYLRKVQRKEKKHGRKKK; encoded by the coding sequence ATGTCCCCCGATCCCCTCAGCATTACCTTCGCCGCTCTTGCCGATCCTACCCGGCGTACCATCCTTGCTCGCCTCGCCCAAGGCGAGGCCTCGGTCGGGGAATTGGCCGCACCCTTCGACATGAGTCTGCCGGCCATCTCTAAGCACCTCAAGGTGTTAGAGAACGCGGGTCTGATCGCGCGTGGTCGTGACGCACAGTGGCGCCCCTGCCAACTCACGGCGAGTCCGCTCAAGGACGCCGTCGCTTGGCTAGAGCATTATCGTCCCTTCTGGGAACAGAGTTTCGAGCGCTTGGAGGAGTATCTGCGCAAGGTGCAAAGAAAGGAGAAGAAACATGGCCGCAAGAAGAAGTAG
- a CDS encoding SRPBCC domain-containing protein yields the protein MAARRSSAPAEVTERELVITRVFDAPRPLVFKAWIEPERIKEWWGPRGFTTLSCEMDLRPGGAWRTRSRAPEGTELAEHGVFREIVEPERLVFTQAWEHADGTPKHETLVTVTFVEQRGKTLLTFHQGVFESITSRDEHEGGWSSVFELLDEYLAKV from the coding sequence ATGGCCGCAAGAAGAAGTAGTGCCCCCGCGGAAGTGACGGAGCGGGAGCTGGTTATCACGCGCGTCTTCGATGCGCCGCGCCCTCTCGTCTTCAAAGCCTGGATCGAGCCCGAACGTATCAAGGAGTGGTGGGGACCGCGCGGCTTCACCACGCTGTCCTGTGAGATGGATCTCCGACCAGGTGGAGCGTGGCGCACTCGTTCGCGAGCACCGGAGGGGACCGAGCTGGCAGAGCACGGCGTCTTTCGTGAGATCGTGGAGCCGGAGCGGCTCGTCTTCACCCAGGCGTGGGAGCATGCAGACGGTACGCCTAAGCACGAAACGCTGGTAACAGTGACCTTCGTTGAACAGCGCGGAAAGACCTTGCTCACCTTCCATCAAGGCGTCTTCGAGTCGATCACGTCACGTGATGAACACGAAGGTGGCTGGAGCAGCGTCTTCGAACTGCTCGACGAATATCTGGCAAAGGTCTGA